Genomic DNA from Modestobacter versicolor:
CGGCTGGTCGAGCAGGTAGGCGTCGGAGAAGGGCACCGGGATCGTGAACGTCGGGAAGACGAGCGCGATGTTGTACCAGAGCAGGATCTGCAGCAGCACCGGCAGCCCGCGGAACACCCAGATGTAGGCCCAGGAGACCCAGCGGAGCACCGGGTTGGCCGAGGTGCGCATCAGCGCCACGATCGTGCCGAGCACGACCGCACCGGCCTGGGCGACCACCGCGAGCACGATGGTGTCGACCAGGCCCTCCAGGATCACGTCCTGGGTGAGCAGGTCCGGGATGCTGGCGTAGTCGATGTCGCCCTCGGAGACCGCCTGGAGCAGCAGCCCCAGCACGGCGAGCACGGCGAGCCCGGCGACCCAGCGGCCCCAGTGCCGGATCCGCACCTGGGGCAGCAGCTCGCCGTCCCCGGGTGCGCTCACCGACGGGCTGCTCAGCGCCGCCCCGGCGCGGTCAGCCACCGTTGACGGTCGCCTGGTCGACCGCGCCGGAGGTGACGTCCCACGCCCCGAGGATCTCGCCGTAGGTGCCGTCGTCGATCAGCGACTGGAGGGCCTGCTGCATCGCGTCGCGCAGCGCGGCGTCCTCCTTCGCCACGCCGATGCCGTACGGGCCGCCGTTGATGGGGTCCTGGTCGACGGTCTCGAAGTACTCGCCGTCGCCGGCGGTCTTGGAGATGTAGACCGCGGTGGGCAGGTCGTTGAGGATCGCGTCGACCCGGCCGGTGCGCAGCTGGGTCTGGTTCTGCGAGTCGCTCGGGGTGGCGGTGACCTCCAGCGGGTCCTCGCCGCCGGCCTCGCACTCGGCGGACTGCTCGGCGGCGAAGTCCTCCTGCGTCGTCCCCTGGACGACGGCGATCGCCTTGCCGCAGAGGTCGGCGCTGGCCTCGATGCCGGCCGGGTTCCCCTTCTGCACCATGATCGTGATGCCCGAGGTGAAGTAGTCGACGAAGTCGATCGACCCCTGCCGCTCGGCGGTGTCGTTCATCCCGGCGATGGTGGCGTCGACCCGGCCGGTCTGCAGGCTGGTGATCAGCGAGTCGAAGGCCATGTCGGAGTACTCGACCTCCAGGCCGAGCTTCTTGCCGATCGCGGTGATGATGTCGACCTCGAA
This window encodes:
- a CDS encoding ABC transporter substrate-binding protein; protein product: MSRRLALRAAVPVALTTALLLAGCGGSDDDPAAAGSSSGGSADSAVPDTADIVDGVTADDALAAGLPADLSALAVGSNVQSPPNNFYAEDGSTPVGFEVDIITAIGKKLGLEVEYSDMAFDSLITSLQTGRVDATIAGMNDTAERQGSIDFVDYFTSGITIMVQKGNPAGIEASADLCGKAIAVVQGTTQEDFAAEQSAECEAGGEDPLEVTATPSDSQNQTQLRTGRVDAILNDLPTAVYISKTAGDGEYFETVDQDPINGGPYGIGVAKEDAALRDAMQQALQSLIDDGTYGEILGAWDVTSGAVDQATVNGG